GCTTTACTTTTATATCCGGCGGCAGAAAAGTAACTATGCTGTGACGCTTATTGTCGTAGACTACCCTGTAAGTCTGCCCCTCGTAAGGCACGTCCCAAACAGTTACACGAAGTGACTGTCTCTCAATGAAGGCGCATGAATCGTTGTTGGTCTTTATCAGCCGCGCTATCCGCTTTATAGCGTCAGAGCTGAGGGCTTTCCCGTATCTTTGCGCTACCCGTTTTCTGGCGTGGAGCATTTGGCACTGGCTCTTTGTCCGCCGCATGGTCCATACCCCCCGGTTGTAACGCTCACACCTGTTGCACTTCCCCTTCATCAGGTTGTAGCAGGTTGCTAACCCGAGAAAAAAACCTATGAAGAGGCCGAGTATCAGCATGACGCCCCCTCTTTCATAATCGCTGCCCCCATGAACAGGGCCCTTTCCACCGTGGCCGCCTGTGTCTCGTCGAGCTTAAAGACCGTCTTCAGGAAAGCCGCCTCTTCCATAAGGCGCGTTTTCACCGCTTCCGGCAATGACGATTGAATCTCTTTCAGGTCCTGCATGATGTCTCCTTGTCCACATATAGGTTTGAGACGCGACGGAAAGTGCTACCAGCACTACGGCCAGCCACAGGAGCGCGTAGGGGGCCTTGTCCAGGGCCCGGTCGAGCTTGTCGAAGTTCTCGTCCATCCCCTTAGCTCTCCCTTCCTATGTGCTCGCAGAGCTTTATGAGCCCCAGACGGGCCTCGCTGAGTAAGTCTTCCTTGAAGGTGATGCGGCTTTTCATCTCTCTTGCCTTCGCTTCAAGCTCGACGACGCGCTTGTTCAGCTCGCATACCCTGTCGTTATGCAGCCGGGTCATGTCCGCCCACTCTGTGCGAATGTGCTTGCGAAGGTCCCCGTCCTCGATATGGTCGAGGCAGTCTATGATGCGCTCGTACTCCTTGACTACGTTGCGGCAGATGTCCCCGCACTCGGGACACTCCTGCTGACCATCCCAGTCCGGCGCGTTTGCCGGGTCGTTCATATCATTCGCTTTGGATCGTGCCATTTGTTCGCTCATGGGAGCCTCCTTGACAATCTGAAAAGCTGACTTAAGCTCGGCTATAATGGGGAAGGTATAGCCTGGTCGAAGTGATTAAACCCTTGCCCTTTTAGTTCTTTTCCTCAGGTACTCCTTGATTGCGCTCTCGGGAATCTGTACCGGCCTGCCCTTGATATAGGTAATCTCCCTCGAGCTCAGCTTGTTAAGGAGCGTCTTCGGACTTATCCTGAGAATCTTCGCCGCTTGTTCCTTCGTGTACATAGGTTCGATAGACATTGGTTTACTCCTCGCTCAAAACAATCTTCAGTGTCGCCTTTAGCGCCCGAATCTTTGCCGACCCCTCAGAAGGGTCAGCTATCTCACAGCCCACATAGTCGAGCAGCTTGTTTATTTCCGGTTCCGTCCAGCCGTTCTCCCCGTTCATTCTCCGTGAAAGGACAGAAGGAGAGAGGTCAAGGGCAACAGCAAGCGTTTCATTTTTTCCCGCCCTCTTGAGCGCAACCCTTAAAAGTGCTGAAAAATCCATCTTTTTTCCCTCATCTTGCACTCGCGAAATCCCGTGCAATTCTTCTTGCGGGTAATTGCACACCTTTTCAGGTATAAAAAAACCATGTACTTACATGGCTTGAACACACTGCTTGTTTATGATAAAAGAAAGGGCAGAACACCCATTCCCGGCGAAGGTACTAGGGGTCTGCCCTTTTCTCTTAGGGGTGGACGAATAGGCAGATTGGGGCTGCTGTCCGTCCGGGCTCCCTAAGTTTTTAAATTCGTTTTTCATTTTTTCTGCGCCCCCAATGCGCTGATAAAAAGGAGAATCTACTCTGTGGCTGACAAAATCACCTGGTTAACACACGAATTCACTGTCCACCTGCACGGGGAACAATGGAACAATGTCGCGGGAATCTACATCTTTGCTGGTCTGAATCGTCTGAACCAGTGGACCCCTCTTTACATTGGGCAAGCTGGCAGTTTTCAAGACAGAATTCCATCGCACGAGCAATGGGATAAGGCACGGTCTCTTGGGGCCACCCATGTTCACGCGAAGGTGGTTCAGCTTCAGCCGCAGCGGGATTCAATAGAAAAACAGCTGATTCAGGCCTTTCAGCCTCGGTTGAACACTCAGTTGAAGTAAGTTTGTTTTCCATCAGCAGCCCCAAGTGGTATGGGGATTATATCAATATTTTGATTTATGTCAATATTAAATTACCATTTTTTAGGAAATAAAATATAGTGAGTACTTCTGAAGTAGTTGAAAAACTTAAAGAATACATGGCCGAAAATAATCTTTCTGCAAAGCAACTGGCGGGAAAATTAGGCTGGACACCCGGTGATTTAGGTGCGATTTTGGGCGGCCATAAGACGATTGGTAAGAATCGTTTACTTCATATTTCAAAAACTCTCGGCATCACTTTCGAGATTAAGAAAGTTTTCGTAGCTGAAGGACTCCCCGGCGAACCCGTCCCCCCGCCCCTGCCCGGCGACATTCCTGTCGTGGCCTTTGTGAAGGGCGGCGATAAGGGCTTTTTCGATGAGCAGGGTTATCCAGTAGGCGAGGGCTTCAGGAAGACAAAGCGCCCCTACGACCTGAAAGACCCGAACGCCTATGGTGTAGAAGTTCGCGGGACCAGCATGGCTCCGAAGTTCGAAGAAAAGGAAACACTCGTCGTTTCTCCCGCCGCGCCGGTCATGAATGGAGATTATGTAGTCGCAAGGACTACAAATGAAGAATCAATGGTAAAAAGGATTTACTTCAGGGACGGGCTGATCGTGCTTGAGAGCTTCAACGAACCGCCTCTTGTCTATAAGAAAGAAGAGGTCCTTTTCTATCACAAGGTAGTTTGGGTAAAGCAGAGGGGGTGAGATGCGACTATTTGCAATAATCTTAAATTTCCTTCTCCTGGGTATTGTTGGCTATCTGTTTATTAAGCATGGTCCACCCAAGGATAATTCTGGCGATGCGCTCCTTGTGATTTTTATTATTATGGTGCCACTGTGGAACCTAATTGCACATTTTGGGGTAAAAGCCCCAGATAATTTATTGACGCTTTACATAAGAAGAAAAATTTTGGAAGAAAAAAGGAAAATCAAACAATTGAGTGAGGAGAAAAAATAGATATGCCCATGAGAATCCTGCTTTTGTTTCTTGCTTTTGCAGTTGTCGGTTGTTCACCAAATTACATGGTACTCATGAAAAACCCGCAGACTGGAGATGTCAAGGAGTGTAAAAGAAACCCGCTAAAGAATTTTGTCTGGGAAGAGACACGCGTCGTCGATGAGTGCGCCGCCCTCTACGAAAAAGCCGGATACCAGAAGGTGCAGTAAAGTGCATAGCAATCAATCTCTTCGTAAAGCAGGAGGCCCCATGAAAATTCTTCTTATAACATTGCCTTTATTTTTCCTTGGCTGCGGCGGTATGCCTCAGATGGTTCTTATGAAGAACGCGCAGTCTGGCGACCTCAGAGAATGCAAAGTAGACCCTTGGGGTGATATCCGTCACAACAAACAGATAAACGACTGCGTTTCGCTATACGAAAAAGCAGGTTATGAGAAGGTACAGTAATCACAGCAAATCAATCTCCTCATGCGTCTCTTCTATGGGGATGTGCGCGTAATGCTTCGTGGTCACGTCCACGCTTGAATGCCCCAGGTACTTGCTGACCAAGTAAATGGAAACCTTCCGGCGCAGAAGATGGCTGCCGAAGGTCTCGCGCATGGTCTGGATGTTGATGTGGTCCAGCTTGGCGTCCTCAGCCACCTTCTTGAACTCGCGGTAAAGGTTGTTCTTCCAGGGCACACCGGAAGGCGTGGGGAAGACGAACCGGCTGGTTCGCGGCAGGCCTTTTAAAATCTCCCTGAGCTTGCTGTTTATGGGGATGTTCCGCTCCTCGCAGTCCTTTATCTTGTTCTCAGCTTTCGAGCGTATGCTGATGACGTTCCGGGCAAGGTCGACGTCGCTCCACTCGAGGAAGACGAGCTCGTTCTTGCGGAGGCCCAGGTAATAGAATCCGGCTATTATGGGGTACAGGTTTGGATGCAGGTATCTTGCCACCAGAAATAAAATGTGGACCTCATCAAAAGACAGGTCCTTGAAAATCTTCTTTACCGGCTCGACGCGCTCGACCTCGTTTGCGGGGTTTTCGCGGCAGTAACCTTTCTTGATGCAGAAGTTCAGGAAGGACTTCAGGACCTTCAGGTCTTTATTGGCTCCAGCGAGTGATTCCTTTACGCGCTTGAGGTAGTGCCTCTCGACCGCTCCCTGGGTGATTTCGTCGGGCCGGGTCTCGCCATCGCAGTCTTTCTCGAGGTAGGCCTTGAAGCGATTGAGAGCGCCTTTTCTCTCGCGTATGGTCTCCTTGGACCTGCCAGCATTGCCGACCTCGATGTATTCGGTCACGGCTTCGGACAGGTCTTTGCTTATCATCAGGAGGGTAGACTTGTGAAGGCTCCGCGCCTCCCTGTGCTGATACTCGGCAAGAAGGATTTTTGCGGCATCACGCGAAGAGACCTTCAGCGACTTCTGAAAGCTCTTGCCGCCCTCCTTCCAGCCTACC
This genomic interval from Dehalococcoidia bacterium contains the following:
- a CDS encoding DNA-binding protein → MSIEPMYTKEQAAKILRISPKTLLNKLSSREITYIKGRPVQIPESAIKEYLRKRTKRARV
- a CDS encoding XRE family transcriptional regulator, coding for MSTSEVVEKLKEYMAENNLSAKQLAGKLGWTPGDLGAILGGHKTIGKNRLLHISKTLGITFEIKKVFVAEGLPGEPVPPPLPGDIPVVAFVKGGDKGFFDEQGYPVGEGFRKTKRPYDLKDPNAYGVEVRGTSMAPKFEEKETLVVSPAAPVMNGDYVVARTTNEESMVKRIYFRDGLIVLESFNEPPLVYKKEEVLFYHKVVWVKQRG
- a CDS encoding site-specific integrase → MAYIYKRGKYFWVGWKEGGKSFQKSLKVSSRDAAKILLAEYQHREARSLHKSTLLMISKDLSEAVTEYIEVGNAGRSKETIRERKGALNRFKAYLEKDCDGETRPDEITQGAVERHYLKRVKESLAGANKDLKVLKSFLNFCIKKGYCRENPANEVERVEPVKKIFKDLSFDEVHILFLVARYLHPNLYPIIAGFYYLGLRKNELVFLEWSDVDLARNVISIRSKAENKIKDCEERNIPINSKLREILKGLPRTSRFVFPTPSGVPWKNNLYREFKKVAEDAKLDHINIQTMRETFGSHLLRRKVSIYLVSKYLGHSSVDVTTKHYAHIPIEETHEEIDLL